In the genome of Drosophila yakuba strain Tai18E2 chromosome 3R, Prin_Dyak_Tai18E2_2.1, whole genome shotgun sequence, one region contains:
- the LOC6538245 gene encoding ras-related C3 botulinum toxin substrate 1, with the protein MSTGRPIKCVVVGDGTVGKTCMLISYTTDCFPGEYVPTVFDNYSAPMQVDTIQVSLGLWDTAGQEDYDRLRPLSYPQTDVFLICYSVASPSSFENVTSKWYPEIKHHCPDAPIILVGTKIDLREDRETLSGLAEQGLTPLKREQGQKLANKIRAVKYMECSALTQRGLKPVFEEAVRAVLRPEPLKRRQRKCLVM; encoded by the exons ATGTCAACCGGAAGGCCCATAAAGTGTGTAGTCGTTGGTGACGGCACCGTCGGAAAGACCTGCATGCTAATCTCCTACACGACAGACTGCTTTCCCGGCGAATATGTGCCCACAGT CTTCGACAACTACTCGGCGCCCATGCAAGTGGACACAATACAGGTCTCGCTGGGACTGTGGGATACGGCAGGTCAGGAGGACTACGACCGCCTGAGACCGCTCTCCTACCCGCAAACAGACGTTTTCCTGATATGCTATAGCGTGGCGAGTCCCTCGTCCTTTGAGAATGTCACCTCGAAATGGTACCCGGAGATAAAGCACCACTGCCCCGATGCGCCCATCATTCTAGTTG GCACCAAAATCGATTTGCGCGAAGATCGAGAGACACTCAGCGGCCTGGCAGAGCAGGGACTGACGCCGCTGAAGCGCGAGCAGGGCCAGAAGCTGGCGAACAAGATACGCGCTGTGAAATACATGGAGTGCTCAGCCCTGACGCAGCGCGGTCTCAAGCCG GTGTTCGAGGAAGCGGTGCGCGCGGTGCTCAGACCAGAGCCGCTAAAGCGACGCCAGCGAAAGTGTTTAGTTATGTAA
- the LOC6538246 gene encoding probable enoyl-CoA hydratase: protein MSRFVYKLLQSVNQTNSVCRLLSLSAVRNAERESQEGVPARTVLVEKDSHITLIGLNREQQRNSIDANTAEQLTEAISQFEADDSSPVGVLYGIGGSFCAGYDLEELEAEAQRGSLNFLLRHEGSVGPTRRHLRKPLVCGISGFCVAGGLELALMCDLRVMEDTAVLGFFNRRLGVPLSDGGTVRLAAAVGYSNAMDIIATGRRIYSGEARRLGLVNRVVATGTALGQAVNLAFSIAKFPMASLMHDRNAVLENANAYNKQGFHVASYNEVMNVTSAMIADMQEGVKRFKNSEIKGAKTDSWSIKEKTIPDWEKAEIEIEKQKQKT from the exons ATGAGCagatttgtttataaacttttaCAGAGTGTAAACCAAACAAATTCAGTCTGCAGACTCCTATCTTTGTCTGCTGTAAGAAATGCGGAGAGGGAATCTCAAGAGGGGGTCCCAGCCCGCACAGTTCTGGTGGAGAAGGACTCGCACATAACACTTATTGGTTTAAATCGTGAGCAGCAGCGCAATTCGATTGATGCCAACACCGCGGAGCAGCTGACCGAAGCCATCAGCCAATTTGAGGCGGATGATAGTTCACCGGTGGGTGTGCTCTACGGCATAGGTGGCTCCTTTTGCGCCGGCTATGATCTGGAGGAGCTAGAGGCGGAGGCGCAACGCGGCAGCCTCAACTTTCTGTTGCGTCACGAGGGCTCCGTCGGACCAACTAGGCGACATCTCCGCAAGCCACTCGTTTGCGGCATCAGCGGATTCTGTGTGGCCGGAGGACTGGAGCTGGCTCTTATGTGTGATCTCCGGGTGATGGAGGACACTGCCGTGTTGGGATTCTTTAACCGACGGCTTGGGGTTCCTCTGAGCGATGGTGGAACTGTGCGTCTAGCCGCTGCAGTGGGTTACTCCAATGCCATGGACATTATCGCAACAGGAAGACGCATCTACTCCGGGGAGGCCCGCCGATTAGGTTTGGTGAATCGCGTTGTAGCCACGGGCACAGCCTTGGGCCAAGCTGTAAATCTGGCCTTTTCCATTGCAAAGTTCCCCATGGCTTCCCTAATGCACGACAGGAATGCTGTTCTTGAAAATGCCAATGCCTACAACAAACAAGGATTCCATGTGGCCAGCTACAATGAGGTCATGAATGTAACCTCAGCCATGATAGCAGATATGCAGGAGGGCGTAAAGCGTTTCAAGAACT CTGAAATAAAGGGCGCCAAAACCGATTCGTGGAGCATCAAGGAGAAAACCATTCCCGATTGGGAAAAAGCCGAAATCGAgatcgaaaaacaaaagcaaaagacaTGA